The sequence AGAACAAAAAAAGAACAAAATCAAAAACAAAATAAAGAAAATAATCCTTAAATTTCTAAAATTCATACACCTTCTCATTACATCAAATACACCTTGCTAAGTTTTTTAAAAAAGTCATTAATAAAAACTTTATAAGAGTCAAAATCTGGTGGAGGATCTTGATCTAAAAGTGTTAAAAGATAATACTTTTGTTCCTGATCCACACCTTTATTCATTTTTTCTATTTGAGAATATGCTAATTTTATCATTCTAACTCGAAGAGGCAAAAAATCCAAACCATATATGCTTCTCTCTTTAACATTATAAAGATCAGGAAAATACGTAACCTTCTCTAAAGCATTTCTAATATCGAGATAATGTAAGAGTTTTTGGTCAACCTTGTCTTCTAAGGCCTTACTAAAAATGGGATCATCAATAGGCATAGAATCCTCTTTTAACCTTTGTTCGGCATTTACATAAGCAGAAAAAAGTTCTTTTGGAACGTCCTGAGCATGTCCAAGTATATACATAGCCCTCAAAGAATTTTCCTCGGAAAGAGATTTTAGTTTTGGAAGGTTTCCTCTTGAAAATGTATAGAAATATTTGTATGAAAGATCGTTTGCTTTTTTCTCCCAAATTTGAATTATCTCCTGGGACAAATTTACTACATTGGCACCGGCATTTGTACTTAAAATGGGAAGGTTGCTTACTGAAAGAAAAACAAATAGGAAAATAGAAAAAGACAATACAAAAAAAGCCTTTTTGAAGGAAGGGAAAATTAAACCATCCCTTATATTCTTAATCTTAAAAAAATTTGAATTTATAATACTTTATATTCCTCCAAATATTTATTTTCTTATGTCAATATATTCACTTGAACCAAATTTACCCTTTAACTCCTTTTGAAGCGCTTCGTTTTTAGCTTGAAGTTCTGAAACTTTTGCTTGGAGTTGGGCTATTTGCGATAAAAGTTTTTGCCTTTCATTTTGAGTAAATTGATTCTGATTTTCGTAAACATTTTGTTCGTTTGTTGGAATTTTACTTCTTAACATATTGTTTTCTTTAACAAGGGCCGCAATCATTTCCTGACTTTGTTGAAGCTGTTCTTGAAGATTACTCGTAGAAACTTCCTGCGGTTTAAAGTAAGCAATAGACAACAAAGCAACAAAAACAATTACTAACATAAAAGCAAAGTCAATAAACGGCATAAGAAAAGTAATACGTCTCTTTGGAGAAGCCATTTTACGAGAGTCTGGCCGAAATAGCTGACAATATTACTGATATCAAAAGTCCAGTAATTGTCGCCTCAATCTTGATAGAAACGCCATAACCTACCATTTCAACGTTGTGAGCAGCAATAGCAGGGCCGATAACCTGGCCTAAACCATATAGGGTTACAACAAGACCTAAACCCTGAGCTACACCGCCCATTGTAATTAGCTTTTCCTGTGGGGTTTCCTTAGAAATAAGACCAGCCCATGCCGCTCCAACAGGTACTATTGCAGCCCAGACGGTACTTCTTGCAACGAAATAAACCAAAGGAGCTGCTATCAAAAGTAGAAACATTATCATTACAAGATCTATTCTCTTTTGAACAAATTCTTGCAAAACAGATTTTTTTGTGCTCAAGTCTGTTTTATTCATACTTTAAATTTCACCTTTCACAAAATTAATTTATAGTATTATAAGATTTTAGCAGTAAAAACCAAAAAGTCATACTATTTCTAAGAATTTTTATTTTTTAAATATTCTTTGAAAATTGTAAAAAATAAAAATAAAACCCCTATTAACCACAATAAGGGTATTCCATATTCAATTATTGGAGGATTAGGCATATTAAGAGATACGTTATTAGGTGTATTTATTTGATTTTGCTGATTTTTATTAAGAGTAATATTTATTGTATTATTACCCTTCCCTACACTCGCACCAAGATTAAGTGCCGTTATCTCTAGTGGAACCATCGTTCTATCCTGATAAATAAAAGCAGGAGCTAACATCCTTTCTTCTTTATTGTTTACATTTACCTGGGAGCTTTCAATGTAAAACTCTATACTTTTGTCACCCAATGAAACTTTAACTATTCTATGTTGTTCATCCCATGTTACGGTTGCTTTTAAAGCTTCTGATACAAATCTTACTGGCACATAAATTAGACCATATCTTATTACTGGCGGTACATCACTTTTAATTTCTTTTCCATCAACAATAATTTTCAAATCGTTAGCAATTTTAATATTTGCATCTAAAATCTTTGACGCGCTAACTGGCGTTTGTTCTTGGGCATACGCAGTAGAAATTAAAAAGCACATTACAAAAAAAATGAAAATAAACCTTTTCATATCCTTAAAATCCTATAAATCCATACATATGTTTTTTACTCCCTATATAAAAATATTCTTATATTATACACTTCTTTAAAAAATATATCAAAATTACTCCCACTCTATTGTCGCGGGTGGTTTAGAGGATATATCATATACCACTCTATTAACTTCATCTACCTCATTTACAATTCTTCTAGCGATCCTATCAAGCAAATCATAAGGTATTCTCGCCCAATCTGCTGTCATTGCATCATCGCTAGAAACTATTCTTACTACTACTGGATAAGAATAAGTACGCCTATCTCCCATAACTCCTACACTTTTTATTGGCAAAAGCACGGCAAAAGCTTGCCATACATCTCTATATAATCCAGCATTAAAAATCTCTTCACGGACAATCGCATCAGCATCTCTCAAAATTCTTAATTTTTCTCTTGTTATTTCACCCACAATTCTTATGGCAAGACCTGGCCCAGGAAAGGGATGCCTATAAACAATTTCTTCAGGAAGGCCAAGCTCTAAAGCAAGATTTCTTACCTCATCTTTAAATAAATTTCTAAACGGCTCAAGAAGTTTAAACTTCATATCCTTGGGGAGACCAGCAACATTATGGTGCGATTTTATCCTCACTGCTTTACCGCCAACGCTAACAGCACTCTCTATTACATCGGGATATAGAGTGCCCTGCACCAACCAATCGAAATCTCCAATTCCTTTTATTGCATCTTCGAATGTCCTTATAAATTCTTCACCAATAATCTTTCTTTTATGTTCTGGATCTGATACTCCTTCTAGTTTTGACAGAAATCTTTCTCTTGCATCAATAAACTTTACATTCAAATGGAACTCTTCATCAAATATCCTTTTAATATCTCTATTTTCATTTTTTCTCATAAGACCCGTATCAACATAAAAGCAAGTAAGATTATCACCTATAGCTTTGTGAACCAAAACAGCAGCAGCACTGGAATCAACTCCACCAGAAAGTGCACATATTACTTTTTGATTGCCAACCATTTCTCTAATTTTAGATATAGAATCTTGTATAAAGGTAGCCATAGACCATGTAGGTTTTGCTTTACAAATATTAAAAACAAAATTTCTTATTATTAACTGGCCCTGTTCTGTATGAGCCACTTCAGGATGAAACTGCACTGCATAAATATTTTTTTCAGGAGAACAAACGCTTGCAAGCTTTTTATTTTCAGTTATAGCAAGACAACAAAAACCTTCTGGTAAAATCTTTACTTCGTCTCCATGACTCATCCAAACGTTAATTTCATTGGTAATATTTTTGAAAAGTAGATTTTCACCTTCAAATTTTATTTTTGTTCTGCCATACTCGTGCTTTTTACCCTGTTCTACGTGACCACCAAGTTGTTGAGAAATCAGTTGCATGCCATAACAAATGCCTAAAATTGGAATTCCCATATTTAATATTTCAGAATCCATTTTAGGAGCGTCCTCGTCATAAACAGAATTAGGACCACCCGAAAGGATAATCCCCTTTGGATTAAGCCTAGTAAGTTCCCTCGCAGTTATAGTAGGAGGAAAAAGCTCAGAATATACAGAACATTCCCTTACTCTTCTTGCAATAAGTTGACTATATTGTGAGCCAAAATCTATTACTGCAATAAGATCCCTCTCAGAAGCCATTACTTACCCATCCCAAGCTTTTGGGCTTTCTGATAGACTTTCCCCTCAGTAAGAAGAGATGGTGCAACAATAACTTCTATGTTGTGTAATTCTCTAATAGTCTTAACTCCAAGAGTTGCCAGGGACAAAACCATAGCCCCAGCTATATTATGACATCCATAATCGAACCTAGCAGGACCTACTAATATCTCCTTAAGAGTTCCAACTGTTCCTACTCTTATCCTCGTTCCTCTTGGCAAAACCGAATTAGGTGTAGCCATACCCCAATGAAAACCCATTCCAGGGGCTTCTTGAGCTCTTGCTATAGGCGAACCTATCATAACCGCATCTGCACCCACGGCTAATGCTTTAATCATATCTCCTGAGTTTACCATACCGCCATCAGCAATTATGGGTATATATTTTCCAGTTTCATTGAAAAACATATCTCTTGCAGCTGCTGCTTCACTTATAGCAGTAGCTTGAGGCACACCAATACCTAAAACTCCTCTTGTCGTACATGCTGCACCTGGTCCAACTCCTATCAAAACTGCGCTTGCTCCCTGTCTCATAAGACCAATAGTAGAAGAAAATCCAACCGTGTTTCCTACAATTACTGGAATTTCCATCATAGAACAAAATTCTTTTATATTCAAAATATTTCCTTTACTGCTTATATGCTTTGGTGCAATAACAGTTGCCTGAAGAACAAATATATCTGCTCCAGCATCCCTTGCAATAGGGCCAAATTCAGCAGCCATTTGAGGTACACTCGATACTGCGGCAATTGCTCCATGTGACTTTACTTCTTGTATTCTCTTTACTATAAGATCAGGTTTAATCGGTTCTTCATAAAGTCTTTGCATTACAGTTACAAAATCATCTGTTGAAGCTGCGGCAATTTCTTCAAGTACAGGAAGGGGGTCATCATATCTCGTTTGAATGCCCTGCAAATTGATTACTCCCAAAGCACCATATTTTGAAAGCTCTACTGCAATAAAAGGATTCACTACAGAATCCATTGCTGATGCAATAACAGGAATGCTAAATTCATAACAACCAATTTTAACGGATATATCTACATCTTCCGGATCAATAGTTCTTTCCGTTGGTCTTAATGCAATTTCGTCAAGACCATAACCCCTTCTTGTAATTTTAAACTTTGAAATCTCTTCCACTAATAACATACCTCCTCAAACGGATTAATTTTCTAATATCTTACATAATTTGTATTATCTGAGCAAACATTTCCCTGAAGAAGCATTTTTAAGGTTACTGTATTTAACGGTATAAAATCGAACCTATCTCCCAAAAAGGCAGCTACTTTAAACAAAGATAAAGGAACTGGTACAAAGATAATTTTTTTTTCAACAATTTTTGCTATATATTCTATAAGTTCTCGAAAACTCATTTCTTCCTCACCACATATTTTTATAACATTTGACTCTAAGCTACCATTCACAAGTTCTTCAGCAGCTTTTATAATTCTTTCAGCAACAACTTCTACCCTTATTGGAGAAAACTTTGCATCAATTTTAGGAAGAGGGAAAAAACCTAAACTTAATGGCATTGACAAATCCTTTACTATCCCTTCCTTTTCACCAATTACAATTGATGGTCTAATTATTGCATACTTTAAACCACTAGATTTTATCTTTTCTTCGGCCTGATACTTATACTTAAAGTAATCAGTGAGCTCTTTACCCTTCTCTACTCCATTGGCACTCATTTGCACTAATGGAATATTTTTATCAAATTCAACTATAGAATCTATTAAATTGGATGCTGCATCAAAATGCATTGCCTTAAAGGTTATCCCTCTTTCTGGCACCTCTTTAATTATGCCAACAAGATTAATTACAACGTCTGGTTTTAATTTTAAAGCATCTTTTATTGAACTTTTATCAAGAATGTCACCTTTTATATATTCGACATTTTCCCCTTCAATTTTTCTTTTATGAGAAAAAACTATAACTTTATTATCTTTATCAAGTAAAGTTTTTACTACTTGTTTACCAATAAATCCTGTTCCTCCAAAAATTAAAACTTTCATTTTCACCTCAAATAAAATTTATTAATATATCTTAAAAAATTTAAAGAACAATTGCAAACGTAATAATTTTCTAACAGCTTTTTATTCTTTTCAAAATGTTAGTTGTAGAAAAATCTTTATAAAAGGGGAAAATTTCAACTCTTCCACCATATCGATACACAGTTTCAGCTTCTGGAAGATCTTCAATCTTATAGTCTCCACCTTTAACATGGATTAATGGTCTTAATCTTTCAATCGATGATATGGGATTATGTTCATTAAAGATAAAGCAATAATCTACAAATCTAATAGAAGCAACAACAACAGCTCTATTTTCCTGTTTATTTATGGGTCTTAAATCACCTTTTAATGCTTTAACTGAACTATCAGAATTTATCCCAACAACCAAACAATCTCCTAAAGCTTTTGCAAACTCGAATAGTCTAATATGGCCTTCATGTATAATATCAAAACATCCATTTGTGAATACAACTCTTCTGCCCTCAACTAGCAAAATTATTTCATCTAAAGTTTTAAATACATCCGAAATTTTTTCCAAGTTTTTAAAACCTTTCTGTTAAGATTGTTTAAATTTAAAAATAACTTACTAAATTTATTCACCCTTTTCCGAATTTAGAACAATTTTATTGTACAAATCTCTAATTTCCTCTTCCCTAAGGTATCTTTCTATTTCATTAATATTAGTAGTTGAGGTCCCAACTTTTCTTACAACTATCGCTGCAGCAACGTTTGCCAAAAATGTTGAATGAATCATATCAAAACCAGACATTAATGATAATGTTAAAACTGCAGTAACTGTATCTCCTGCACCCGTTACATCATAAACTTCGCTCGAAAATGCTGGAAAATTTATAGTTAATTCTTCAGTAAAAAGAGAAATTCCATCAGCACCTCTTGTAATGTGAACAGCTTTACTGCCCAAAAGTCTTAGAAGTTCTCGCCCTGACCGAATAATATCTTCTTCACTCATTAATTTTCTATCAAAAATTGCCTCAACCTCTTTTAGGTTAGGAGCAACTGTAGTAAAACCTTTAAATAATAAATAATTTTTTGCTTTGGAATCGGCTACACAAACTCTATTATCAATTGAATTTATCAAAAATTCTATTACATCTTCAGTAATTAATCCTTTTCTATAATCAGAAACTATTATAGCGCCGCACTCAGGTATTTGTTTTTTTAAAGAATTTATTACTCCCTGAAGCTCCTCACCATCAATCTGACTTGGGTCTTCGCTATCCACCCTTAAAACCTGTTGTTTTCTTGCAATCAATCTAAGCTTTCTCGTTGTAGGCCTTTTTTTAGAAACGATCAAACCAGATGTGTCTATATTTGAATCAAATAAAAGTTTCTTAAGTCTATCTGATTCAACATCATCGCCAACAATCCCAACAATAGAGACATTTGCCCCCAAAGAAGTCAAATTTTTTGCAACATTTGCAGATCCGCCAAGTCTAAATTCGCTACTGAGATATTTTAAAACTGGAACTGGAGCTTCAGGAGAAATCCTTTCCATATCTCCAAACCAATATTCATCAAGCATAATATCGCCAATAACTAAAATCTTCTTAGATGTATTGAATTTTAAAGGAAAACTATGAATTTCAGAAAACATACAAATCCTTTCTAAAATTTATTATGCATTGATTAGAGAATTTTTTTCTTAACAAAACAAATAATCTTTTTAATAGCACAAATAACATCATCCACATCCTTTTCTGTTATATTTGCACCTATTGGAACAGAGAAAATTTTTTTACCTAATTTTGTGGCAACAGGAAATTCACTTTCTTTCAGAGAATATTTTTCTTTATAATATTTTTGCATGTGAAGTGGTAAATAATGTATTCCAGTACCAATATTTTCGTACTTTAGTGCTTCCATCATAAAGTCTCTTGATAAAGAATCATCAGTTATTTTTAAAATGAATAAATGATAAGAAGGCTTTCTCCTATCAAATGAATATTCAATAGGCTCTATTTCATCAATTTCTGAAAGCCTATTAATATACATCTTAGCAATTTCATCTCTTATCTTCCAATACCTTTCTATTTTTTCAAGCTGCTTTATCCCTAATGCAGCTTGAATATCGGTCATATTATATTTAAATCCTGGTTCAATCACCTCATAGTGTTTAAAACCCTCAGAAGAATATCTCTTCCAAGCATCTCTCGATATGCCATGAAGTGATAATATTCTTCCTCTTCCATAAGATTTATCATCCTTAACAACCAACATACCACCTTCAGCTGTAGTAATATTTTTCGTGGCATAAAAGCTATAGCTTGAAAAATCTCCATAATAAGAAATCTTTTTGCCATCCCACTCAGTCTCAATAGCATGAGCAGCATCATTAATCCAAACAAGATTGTATCTTTTTACTATTTTACTAACTTTTTCAATGTTACACGAATTTCCTGCCATATGAACAGATATCAAGGCTCTTGTTCTTTCGTTAATTTTAGATTCAATCAAGTCTTCATCAAAGTTAAGATCTGATTCTTTTATGTCGACAAAGACAGGTTTTGCTCCGACATGTTCAATTACATTTGCACTCGATGCAAAGGTTAGAGTGGTTGTAATAACTTCATCATTATTTCCAATCCCAGAAAGAACAAGTGCAAGGAAAAGACCTGCTGTACAAGAATTAAGAGCAATACAGTTTTTTACACCAATATATTCAGAAAACTTTTCTTCAAATTTTTTTACTCTTGGTCCTGTCGAAATCCAGCCTGATTTTAGTGTTGCCACTACTTCTTCAATTTCATCCTCTTCAATCCTTGGTTTTCCAAAAACCAAAAAACTTTCCCTTTGGGATTTTCCGCCTTCTAATGCTATCTTTTCCAAAAAAAGCCTCCTAAATTGTTTTGTAAAACACAGTTATTGAGATTTACCATTACCTTAAGAGTGATTTATAGATTTCAAAATATGACTTTACCATTTTATTAAGTGAAAAATTCTCAATTGCGTGCTTTTTCCCTTCCTCTACAATCTTTATTATACTTTCATCTTTATTAAAAAACTTGGTTAAAAATTCTTTTATAGAACCATATAACAATTCTGGATCAGGATTTACTAAAAAACCAGTTTTATTATTAATAATTATCTCATTAGTTCCAGCAATATCAGTCGCTATTACCGGTACTTCCATTAAAAGTGCTTCTATTAAAATTGTTGGCAATCCTTCCTTTTCTATTGAAGAAGAGACATAAAGATCAAACGAACACAGAAGCTCGACCAGGTCTTCTCTTCTACCAAGAAAAATTATATCTTTTTCGATCTTTAATTTTTTTGCAAGTTGTTTGAGCTCAAATTCAAGCTCTCCATCTCCAACCACGACAAGAGAAATTGCCTTATCCTTATAATCATCTTTAATTTTTCTAAAGGACTCAAAAAGAACTTTATGTCCCTTCATGGGAGACAACCTTGCCACAATACCTATAGAGAAGGTTTCAGGAGTAATGCCAATTCTAGATTTAGCCTGTTCTTTGCTTATTCTTTTTGAAAAATAATCTTCGAAATTAATACCATTATATATTTGCGTAATACTCCCTGAAAAACCCCTTCTAATAAAATCTCTTTCCACAGATTTAGAACATGCTACAACGATGTCTGAGTTTAAAAAATACTTTATGGAACTAACCTTTTGTGCACTTGAAACAACCTTTACCTTAGTTAATTTTTTTGCCATTCCAGCATAAAGAGCTGCTCTTGATAATTGTGAGTGAACAATATCAATATTTTGATTTCTAATAATACTAACCAATTTAAAATAAGAAAATGGATCAAAAAAGCCTTTAAATTTAATAGGAATAATATTAAAGGCTGGCTTATTCGCCAGCCTAATTTTATATTCACTTAAGAAATCATAAGTATAGCCACTATCTGGCATACCTATAAAATTTTCTACACCATATTCACATAGACCACATACAAAGTTAACAAAAGTTTTTTGCCAACTAAGATTACCCTCATTCAAAAGGTGTAAAATTTTCATAAACTAATTCATTGTTTAATGTTTATCAAATTACTTCAAACTTTCACCTAAAAGAGCTGAAAGCACAATTAATCTTCTGCTAGTATTTCATATTTGCAGGTCTAGGTTCAAGGGTAACAGGTATGACCATAATTTTTCCGGATCTATATAAAGTTACTTTAACAACATCTCCTACCTTATGGGTAAGAATTATATTTGGCAAAGTGTAAATATCAACTTCTTTATCATTAATTTTTAAGATTATGTCTCCCGGTAAAATACCAGCCTTTTCTGCAGGAGAACCTGGTAAAACTTTTGCTACATAAACAGCTGCATTTTGCTTAATTCCCATCTGGCTAAGTTGATATTGATCAACAGGCAGCATATCAATTCCCAGATATGGGTGAACAACCTCATGATTTGTTATTAATTGATTTAATATCTCCTTTGCAGTGTCAATCGGAATTGCAAAACCGATACCCTGGGCATAAGGTATAATAGCTGTATTGATGCCTATTACTCTTCCATTAATATCCACTAAAGGCCCGCCTGAATTTCCTGGATTTATAGCAGCATCAGTTTGAATAAACGGACCGGCACTATAAGCGGATGTTTGAACTCTCCTATCAAGAGCACTAACAATACCAAGAGTTACCGTACCAGAAAATCCATATGGATTACCTATTGCAATAGCCCACTCTCCTAATTGAAGATTTGAAGACGAACCAAGTTCTGCTGCAGGTAAACCTGTAGCATTTACCTTTACTACTGCCAAATCGGTAACAGGATCAGCCCCAATCACTTCTCCGTCAAATTTTCTGCCATCAGAGAGAGTAACCTTTACCTTTGTCGCATTGGCAATTACGTGATTGTTAGTAAGAATTAAGCCATCACTCTTAATAATAACTCCTGAGCCAAGCCCCTCTTCAGGAATTGGTTTCATTGGAATTCCAAAGAAGTCAGAAATAGGATTTTTAACGTACATTAAAGTATTTATTTGAACAACGCTTGGCATAACCTTCTTTACTGCTTGAACTATGGGAGAATCTACTGACATGTCTATTGCAGCTACTGCAGTTGATGGTGCAACTTTTACCGGAGGTCTAAAAGCAGGGAAAGCCCATATTGCACCAAGAACCAGCATTCCTCCAAAACAAGCTGCTACAAAAAAGAAAATCGATTTTACCAGGATTTCTTTAAACTTATTTTCTTTTTGTTCGTACATAAAAACCTCCTAATTTGTATATTTTGGGAAATATTTTTATAATAAAAATTATATTCTAAAAATTATTGGATTTCATTAAAATCTACTTATCACCTACTTTAACATAGTCATAACTTTCATATAAATCAAACCCAGTTCCAGCAGGAATTAATCTTCCTATTACAACGTTTTCTTTCAAACCTCTAAGATAGTCTATTTTGCCTCTAATTGATGCCTCAGTTAATATTCTGGTAGTCTCCTGGAAAGAGGCAGCAGCAATAAATGAAGATGTATTCAAAGACGATTTCGTAATGCCAAGCACCGCATCTTCTGCTTCTGGGGGAGTTTTACCCTGAAGAGTTAACTCTTTGACCACCTTTTCAAATTCACCTCTATCTACATATTCTCCTGGCAACCAATCAGAATCGCCGTCATTTTTAATCTTTACTCTCTTAGTCATTTGTCTAACTATAATTTCAATGTGTTTATCATGAATAGAAACGCTTTGATCTTTATAAACCTTTTGAATTTCATCAACTATATATTGCTTTACTGCATCTATTCCTCTAGTTTTAAGTAGTTCCTGAGGATAAAATTGACCTTCTGTAAGAGGATATCCTTTTTTAATAAAGGCACCATCCGATACCTGAAGCTGTGTGCTTGCAGGTACAACAATTTCCTTTGTCTCTTCCAACCCTTCTATTATAATTTTTATAGGGTCTGTATCACTATTGGAAATAATATGGACTATTCCATCTATTTCTGAAAGTATTGCAGCATTTTTTGGTCTCCTTGCTTCAAAAAGCTCTTCGACCCTGGGCAAACCCTGAATAATATCCTTTGTCTTAATTGCACTTTCTTTTGATTTAGGTGAAATTGCAACTAATGTAGTGTTGGTTAACATTGTTGAATCTTTTACAAATAATCTTGAATTCTTATTACACGAAGCAAAATCACCCTGATAAATGTATATAGGTGTAACCATCTCACCAGTTTCAGAGTCCAAAACTGGTTCAAACTTTGGGATAACAGCCATACCTAAAACTGGACTCGTTATACCTTCCGCAATCTCTTTACCTGGTACTACTTTTTCTCTATCTTTGATCTTAATATCAAGATTGGCATTAACCTTTATTATTATTGGTTTTTCTTTAGTAAACAAAACTTCACCATTTTGAGAAGCAATACTTATTACGTTATTCTCAGATATAACTCTTTCCTCAACAGGCATTGTATAAAAAACAATATTACCCTTCTCTGCTATAAGATATTCATTATCCTCATCTTCCTCAACCAAGACATCGTTTTCTTTAACAAAAGAACCATCCTTAACGTGTAGAAGCATCCCTCTATTTACAAAAACTTTAACGCTTGTCTCTCCTTTTATCACGATATTTCCTTCAGAAATAGCTATAGTAGTCTCTATGTTATCGTTCAAAAAAGTGAACGTCTTAAGAGATTCGAACTTTACTGTACCACTAATCTTTGATCTTTCTATATTCTTACTCCTATGAAGAGCAACCCCACCAGTGTGAAATGTTCTCATAGTCAGCTGAGTACCAGGCTCCCCTATAGATTGTGCAGCAATAATGCCCACAGCTTCACCAAGTTCTACAACTTCCCTGGTAGCAAGACTCCAACCGTAACATTTTTGACACACTCCATGAGGTGTTTTACAGGTTAAAGGAGATCTTACAGCTACTTCTTTTATTCCAGCATCTACTATCTTATCAGCTATAGAAGGAGTTATTAGTTCATTTCTTTTAACTATTAATTTTCCATCAGCATCATAAATATCTTCAGCGCTAAACCTACCAATTATTCTGTCTTTTAATTCCAAAATAACCTTTGTTCCATCCATCAGATCAGAAACTACAATACTTTCTTCGCTGCCACAATCTTCTTCTCTCACGATTATTTCTTGTGCAACATCGACCAGTCTTCTTGTAAGATATCCAGAGTTAGAAGTCCTTAGTGCAGTATCGACCAAACCTTTTCTTGCACCATATGTTGAAATAAAATATTCCATCATATTCATGCCTTCTTTAAGGTTTGCCTTTATAGGAATAGGTATGATTCTACCGTGTGGATCTGACATAAGAC comes from Thermodesulfobium acidiphilum and encodes:
- a CDS encoding glycosyltransferase, which translates into the protein MKILHLLNEGNLSWQKTFVNFVCGLCEYGVENFIGMPDSGYTYDFLSEYKIRLANKPAFNIIPIKFKGFFDPFSYFKLVSIIRNQNIDIVHSQLSRAALYAGMAKKLTKVKVVSSAQKVSSIKYFLNSDIVVACSKSVERDFIRRGFSGSITQIYNGINFEDYFSKRISKEQAKSRIGITPETFSIGIVARLSPMKGHKVLFESFRKIKDDYKDKAISLVVVGDGELEFELKQLAKKLKIEKDIIFLGRREDLVELLCSFDLYVSSSIEKEGLPTILIEALLMEVPVIATDIAGTNEIIINNKTGFLVNPDPELLYGSIKEFLTKFFNKDESIIKIVEEGKKHAIENFSLNKMVKSYFEIYKSLLR
- a CDS encoding S1C family serine protease, which encodes MYEQKENKFKEILVKSIFFFVAACFGGMLVLGAIWAFPAFRPPVKVAPSTAVAAIDMSVDSPIVQAVKKVMPSVVQINTLMYVKNPISDFFGIPMKPIPEEGLGSGVIIKSDGLILTNNHVIANATKVKVTLSDGRKFDGEVIGADPVTDLAVVKVNATGLPAAELGSSSNLQLGEWAIAIGNPYGFSGTVTLGIVSALDRRVQTSAYSAGPFIQTDAAINPGNSGGPLVDINGRVIGINTAIIPYAQGIGFAIPIDTAKEILNQLITNHEVVHPYLGIDMLPVDQYQLSQMGIKQNAAVYVAKVLPGSPAEKAGILPGDIILKINDKEVDIYTLPNIILTHKVGDVVKVTLYRSGKIMVIPVTLEPRPANMKY